The Rhinolophus sinicus isolate RSC01 linkage group LG07, ASM3656204v1, whole genome shotgun sequence genomic interval GCAGAGTGCAGGGGTGATGCCAGGTGCAAGCGTCCTGGGACCGCCCTGGCCATGTGCACCCACCCCATAGGGACCACCACAGATCTGATACCTGTCTCTGACACAGGACGGGGACAAGTTCTGGCGGATGCCCGAGTGCTACATCCGGGGCAGCACCATCAAGTACCTGCGCATCCCCGACGAAATCATCGACATGGTCAAGGAAGAGGTGGTGGCCAAGGGCCGCGGGCGCGGTGGCctgcagcagcagaagcagcagaaggGCCGAGGCATGGGGGGTGCCGGGCGAGGtaggcaacacacacacacgcacgtgcacacacggGTGGCTGGATCACATGGCATCCATCCCAGCCAACTGTTGACATTCTTGACCAGTGCCATCACGGTGCCTTGGGCCTGGCTCTgagcccccaacacacacagagcCAGGGGACGGTGACTCACAGTGCTCCTCTGTGGAGTGGCTGTTGCTgctgcctgtccccaccccagcccccagccccaggtcctGGCGGAGTCTTTGGTGCCCCCTCAGCACTGGGTCTAGCCCAGCATACTGACCTGGCGCCTATGGAGACCTGGGCCTCAAGCCCCCATCTAGATGCCTGCCTGTGTCTCTGGATGTggcacctccctgagcctcagtttcccctctgtacAGAGGGTCCTGCAGGGCCTGCCTCACCAAGCTGCTGGCTAGGACCCCAGCTCAGAGCCTGGGACAGGACCCTTCCCCTTCCATGACTCCTCAATACAAAGCCAAGGTTGCGCCTTTTGGACAGACTACCCCACAACCCCAAGATGATAACTCTGGCAGAAAATGAAATCTGTGCAGTCAGCTGGGGGCTGAGCCCAGACGCCATCTATAAACCCCACCTCCCCAGTCAATCTCCTGTTCTTGGAGTGGCCTGGCTTTGTCCCTTCTGTCTTTGGGGGCCTCCTGAGTGCCAGGCCTGGAGCCAGCCAGGCTCACGTGACAGTCAGGAGGGAGCCACAGGGAAGAAGATGGGAGGGCACTCCAGGCAGAGGGTTGACCGGGCCTGGGGATGAGTGAGGCCCCGGGATCTCAGGACCTATGTGGTACCCGAGGGCCAGGCTCTTCACACTGAGGGGCACCACTGCTGACCGAGAGCTGCAGGGAGGGTCGGCGAGGTGGCCTGCTCAAGTCACTGCAGAGAGGCTCCAGGGCCCTGAGTGGCAGGTGGAAATCTCCCAGAAGCCTCTTTGGCAAAGCTGTTCTTGACCCATGAGAGGTCAGGTGGGGCGGCCTCTGCCAGAAttggtctctgtccccacaggtggtGCTGGAGCGAGGGAGGTCCTGGGTCCCCATTGCAGACCTCAGCCTCCAAGTTGAGGGCCTCTACCTCACCCCTGCTCAGAGTCGTCCCTAACAGAAACAGTACCCATTACACAATAACTCTCCTAGGAAGCCTGCCCCAAGCCCCAGTGTGACTTGTGGCTGACCTTCGTCCTCCCTCAAACCCCTTGCACCCTGGGGAAGCCTGGTCCTGTTTGTCACACTGAACATTCTGGAGCACCTCCCATGCCCAGCCCTGGTCAGATGTTCTACGCAAGGTTCTcagccttccctccccactttacagaggggGTTGCTGAGGCTCAGAAGGGTTAGATGACCCTGGAGCCCGGCTTCCCTGCAGCCCCTACTTCTCTCCTGCAGGTGTGTTTGGCGGCCGGGGCCGAGGCGGGATCCCGGGCACGGGCCGAGGTCAGCCAGAAAAGAAGCCAGGCAGGCAGGCGGGCAAGCAATGAACCAGCCCTGCGTCCCCCAAGACTGAGTGGCGAGAGGCTGCGTGGCTGCTCCAGTCCACAGTCTGTCCAGAATGGAAAGAAGAAGCAGGTGTTCGTGggaccaccccacacacacacctgtgcatcTGTGTATTTTGTGATCCTCTTTAtgtaaagttttttgtttgggGAGTTTTTTTAGCCAGCATGGCTATACCTGGAAGTGTTATTTGGTGTTTTGGCTTTTGTGAAGTTTCAGTCAAAGGCTCTGTGTGTTAATGCCTCTTTAGAGCCCTGACCCTTCTGTTAGGGGTCATGTTCCAAACAGGTTTCTTTTGCATCGTGTGTTGGATCCCTGTGtggtttttattaggttggtgcaaaagtaattgcgttttaaaaggttaaaaataattgcaaaaaccgcaattacttttgcaccaacctaatacttttacGCTGTTTACACTGAGATTGACAGCCCGGGGAGTTTTTTGAAACATGGGCCCAAGATTGCCTTTTGAAAACAAATCTGGACAGATGTGCGTCTCAGAAGCTGTTCAGGGGATGTGGTTGGGCCTTGCCCCTtcacctcctctctccctctgtgggttaacaaaaataaaagcaaacacaacCGACAAACTTAAAATCCAAAATTCTTTTTGAGCTACTAGGCTCATGTAGTATATGGTGTCGTTGGAAAGTCACTGCCTCGTAAGAACGTTTCCTTTCGAAGGCTGCATAAATAAGGATGTCAGTTTACTTAGGTAAGGTGAGCTCAGGTCAGCATGGCTGGGAAGAGGGGTGCCCCAGGTTTGTCTGTAAACCCCTCCCCTCTTTGTAGAGAGAGTGGGTGCTgtgagaggtgggggtggagccAGGAGGCCCAGCCTTGCCACCTGCATCCCGCCCTGTGTTGCAAGCATCATTCACACCAGAGTTCACCCAGATAGACAGGTGGCCGCGAGGAATGTGCGAGGGAGGTTTTCTTGAGCTTCTTCCTCCACATTGCTGGAGACATGGGACTGCACTTGAGCAAAAGGCTTCCAGGGTCATCCGCTTCAGACCGATTTCCCTTTAGCGAGTGCAGGGACCCCCCCAGGGACAGCCCGGTGCTGGGAAGGGGAGCACTAGCCAGTTCCTGTGGGTGAGGGTTCTAATTGTCACTGTGTCGAGGCCTGTTTTGAGGGGTGAGTGTAAGAAAAGACCTAGTTGCCCTGAGAACTCCACTGTCGGATCTGCAACGTGCTAGCGAGCCCAGTCTCGTCTCCAAGGTCTCTGCATTTCATATTTCTTCACCTGATCTCAAGAATGTggtctcccccctcccccattgctTCTTCCTGGTCGCACCCCTCCCGAGACCCGCTGCTGTGCCTGAATCCTTGTCTAATAACAAAACAGCACTTTGGCCTGTGCTGGGGATAGGGTGTGGGGACTAGGAGTTCTGGCAAGCCAAGGCCCCCGAAATTCACCTCCCTCATCAGAGATGTGGGCGGTGGCCCCTGGCAGTGTGGGCTTGAAGAGGCAAGAAGTGAAGGACAGATGAGAAAAGAGGAGCCATTTGCAGCAACCCCCCATCAGCCCGCTGCAGGGGCCCATAAAGGTCTGGGGGCTGGGCCCCCCGCCACAGGTGGTAGCTGGCAGGGCTTCAATGAAATGGTGGCTCTGGGGTTAGGTGTCCCACTGGCTGCAAGAGGAAGTCCCTTGGAGGCCCACCCCTTCCTGCTCctggtggtttgtttttttctccctggcTTGGCTGTGGACCTAGAGCCACCAAAAGCCCCAGCGCCCTTCAAAGTTTAGGGTCGTGGGGGTCTGTCTCTGCGCGGCACTCACCCTCAGGCTGCCCCAAACCT includes:
- the LSM4 gene encoding U6 snRNA-associated Sm-like protein LSm4 isoform X1 translates to MRTGPKELPLSLLKTAQNHPMLVELKNGETYNGHLVSCDNWMNINLREVICTSRDGDKFWRMPECYIRGSTIKYLRIPDEIIDMVKEEVVAKGRGRGGLQQQKQQKGRGMGGAGRGVFGGRGRGGIPGTGRGQPEKKPGRQAGKQ
- the LSM4 gene encoding U6 snRNA-associated Sm-like protein LSm4 isoform X3 encodes the protein MLVELKNGETYNGHLVSCDNWMNINLREVICTSRDGDKFWRMPECYIRGSTIKYLRIPDEIIDMVKEEVVAKGRGRGGLQQQKQQKGRGMGGAGRGVFGGRGRGGIPGTGRGQPEKKPGRQAGKQ
- the LSM4 gene encoding U6 snRNA-associated Sm-like protein LSm4 isoform X2, with amino-acid sequence MLPLSLLKTAQNHPMLVELKNGETYNGHLVSCDNWMNINLREVICTSRDGDKFWRMPECYIRGSTIKYLRIPDEIIDMVKEEVVAKGRGRGGLQQQKQQKGRGMGGAGRGVFGGRGRGGIPGTGRGQPEKKPGRQAGKQ